A genomic region of Thermodesulfobium narugense DSM 14796 contains the following coding sequences:
- a CDS encoding HNH endonuclease — MLVLNSSFYPLGVSSWRKGVLLVWKKKAEVIEYNGHFLRDDLRLPCVIRLDRNIFLPHKDVALTRKNIIARDQNTCQYCGKKSSNLTVDHIIPKSRGGELSWENVVAACQACNLKKGNRTPEEANMKLLRLPRKPKIPSNLLDIVRFAKSQYHEWIKYIPKKYLS, encoded by the coding sequence TTCGTTTTATCCTCTAGGAGTTAGTTCCTGGAGAAAGGGAGTTTTGCTTGTTTGGAAGAAAAAGGCAGAGGTAATTGAATATAATGGTCATTTTTTGAGGGATGACTTAAGGCTTCCCTGTGTAATACGGCTTGATAGAAATATCTTTTTGCCACACAAAGACGTTGCACTAACGAGGAAAAATATAATTGCAAGGGATCAAAATACATGCCAATACTGTGGCAAAAAATCCTCGAACCTTACGGTTGATCATATAATTCCTAAATCCAGAGGAGGAGAGCTTTCCTGGGAAAACGTAGTAGCTGCCTGTCAGGCTTGTAACCTGAAAAAGGGCAATAGAACTCCGGAAGAGGCCAACATGAAACTTCTTAGGCTCCCAAGAAAGCCAAAAATTCCGTCAAATCTCCTTGATATCGTTAGATTTGCAAAAAGCCAATATCATGAATGGATAAAATATATACCTAAAAAGTATCTTTCTTAA
- a CDS encoding P-II family nitrogen regulator produces the protein MKKIEAIIRPYKLDEVKAALTEMGVMGMTITEVKGYGRQRGHTERYRGSEYVVDLLSKIKIEVVIPEDEVEGVVQTIIDSARTGEVGDGKIFISSVDEVIRIRTEERGEAAV, from the coding sequence ATGAAAAAAATAGAAGCAATTATTAGACCCTATAAACTTGATGAAGTAAAGGCTGCTCTTACTGAAATGGGCGTGATGGGAATGACGATCACAGAGGTAAAGGGCTACGGACGCCAGAGAGGTCATACTGAAAGATATAGGGGTTCTGAATACGTAGTTGACCTTTTGTCAAAGATAAAGATTGAAGTAGTAATTCCAGAAGACGAGGTAGAAGGCGTAGTTCAGACCATTATAGATTCCGCAAGAACAGGCGAGGTTGGAGACGGCAAGATATTTATAAGCTCAGTGGATGAGGTTATTAGAATAAGAACTGAGGAAAGAGGGGAGGCCGCTGTTTGA
- the lysA gene encoding diaminopimelate decarboxylase, translating to MKYYPQTFERREKLCYIGGISIKVLVEKYSTPLYIMCAQTVKSRVESFKESFKKYLPFESRIAFAGKSLCVTGFLKKLKELDMWLDVVSGGELYTAIKAGFDTKRIYFHGNNKSFEELEFAIRSNVGYIVVDGFSEIEKIRELSKKYSYIPCMIRVSPGIEAHTHEFIKTGKIDSKFGFPIGEDAIKAVKELSLIDSVSFKGIHAHIGSQIFDSNPYIELVNVMFDFANKLSDEGFSLENINFGGGFGIVYTKEDHPLSIEEFIKDISFEINKNMKKYNMKDISFTVEPGRSIAGPSGITVYRVGSIKKIEGFLPYVAVDGGMADNPRYALYRAKYHAELDEKTEAFQEVKIVGRFCESGDMLIERIMLPEISTGDLLIVFATGAYNYSMASNYNRFGRPAMVMVEDGKDTLLVRRETYDDIVSLDM from the coding sequence TTGAAGTATTACCCTCAAACGTTTGAGAGAAGAGAAAAACTTTGCTATATTGGTGGCATTAGCATAAAGGTTCTGGTAGAAAAGTATTCAACCCCTTTATATATAATGTGCGCTCAGACTGTAAAGTCGAGAGTCGAGAGCTTTAAGGAAAGTTTCAAAAAGTACCTTCCTTTTGAATCAAGAATAGCCTTTGCAGGGAAATCGCTTTGTGTTACTGGCTTTTTAAAAAAGCTTAAGGAACTTGATATGTGGCTTGACGTGGTTTCTGGAGGAGAGTTATACACTGCAATTAAGGCAGGTTTTGATACAAAAAGAATATATTTTCACGGGAACAACAAATCCTTTGAAGAATTAGAATTTGCAATAAGGTCAAATGTAGGTTACATAGTGGTTGATGGCTTTTCTGAAATAGAAAAGATTAGAGAGTTGTCTAAAAAATATAGTTATATTCCCTGTATGATTAGAGTCTCTCCTGGAATAGAAGCTCACACTCATGAGTTTATAAAAACTGGCAAGATAGACTCCAAGTTTGGCTTTCCCATAGGAGAAGATGCCATAAAAGCTGTAAAAGAACTATCACTAATTGATAGTGTAAGCTTTAAAGGAATTCATGCTCATATTGGTTCTCAAATATTTGATTCAAATCCGTACATCGAGTTAGTTAACGTGATGTTTGATTTTGCAAATAAATTAAGTGATGAGGGTTTTAGTTTAGAAAATATAAATTTTGGTGGAGGATTTGGGATAGTATATACGAAAGAGGACCATCCTCTCTCTATTGAAGAGTTTATTAAAGATATATCCTTTGAAATAAATAAAAATATGAAAAAATATAATATGAAAGATATATCCTTTACCGTAGAGCCAGGGAGATCTATAGCAGGACCTTCGGGGATAACCGTTTACAGGGTTGGCTCGATTAAAAAGATCGAAGGATTTTTACCATATGTGGCAGTTGATGGCGGTATGGCAGATAATCCAAGATATGCTTTGTACAGGGCAAAATATCACGCAGAACTTGACGAAAAGACTGAAGCGTTTCAGGAAGTAAAGATAGTTGGCAGATTTTGCGAATCTGGGGATATGCTCATTGAAAGAATAATGTTGCCTGAAATTAGTACAGGAGACTTACTGATAGTTTTTGCAACTGGCGCATACAATTATTCGATGGCAAGCAATTATAATAGATTTGGTCGTCCTGCCATGGTGATGGTGGAAGACGGAAAGGATACTCTTCTTGTGAGAAGAGAAACTTACGATGACATCGTCTCTCTCGATATGTAA
- a CDS encoding tRNA (cytidine(34)-2'-O)-methyltransferase, protein MKVVLVEPEIPQNTGNIGRLCVATGVSLIIVGPTGFILNDKKLKRAGMDYWKHLDFTFYPTFEEARAVFDQNDIFLFSPSGKNIYTKGRYSKESILIFGKESMGLDKNILQEFEEKTYFIPMKKEARSLNLANSVAIVLYEALRQIENW, encoded by the coding sequence ATGAAGGTTGTATTAGTTGAACCTGAAATTCCACAAAATACAGGTAACATAGGAAGACTCTGTGTAGCTACCGGAGTCTCGTTAATTATAGTAGGACCTACCGGCTTTATATTAAACGACAAAAAATTAAAAAGAGCTGGGATGGACTACTGGAAACATCTTGACTTCACATTTTATCCCACTTTCGAGGAGGCAAGAGCTGTTTTTGACCAAAATGATATCTTTCTTTTTAGCCCATCTGGCAAAAATATCTATACAAAAGGACGCTATTCTAAAGAAAGCATCTTAATATTCGGAAAGGAAAGCATGGGTCTTGATAAAAACATACTTCAAGAGTTTGAAGAAAAAACATACTTTATTCCAATGAAAAAGGAGGCAAGATCTTTAAATCTTGCTAATAGCGTAGCAATAGTTTTGTACGAAGCGCTAAGACAGATAGAAAATTGGTAA